The following coding sequences lie in one Micromonospora sp. R77 genomic window:
- a CDS encoding fatty acyl-AMP ligase, with product MNPATLAEGHDDRRTTAGLTGHLRAQARRYGVDRSYTFLTEGADGLVGERRDYRDLDAAALRTAYLLDELAGPDRLALLLFPAGFDFLRSFVACLYAGVTAVPAPLPGNDAGARRVAAIVRDCGLDLVLTTAERRADVTRQLRDAGLPASVRVVAYDGPAAAPRPLPPPAEDAVALLQYTSGSTSDPKGVMVTHGNLGHNLAEIQARLGSGADTVGALWLPHFHDMGLISLLGCWYCGGDGVFMDPMTFLRRPVRWLQAIGRWRATMTVAPDFAYELCARAVPPAQVADLDLSSLRVALTGAEPVRARTLAAFGERFAPAGFRPEAFSPCYGLAENTLLVTSVGAGTAPTVRWAEPRAWERDEFRPAPAGQGIALVGCGTPATQEVRVVDPTTREPVPAGRSGEIWVRGASVAAGYHHRPADTATTFRARTRDGDGPYLRTGDLGALIDGELHVTGRLTDMLVVRGRNLCPQDIEHAARDLHPALAGGFGVAFAVTADREYVVLVHEVRRTLLDGTEPADLADAVRTRLARDFDMPPPGVVLVNRGAIRRTTSGKVQRRLMRELFRSGALRPLHATLPPALREPAAAGHPDGPVDPTGAKEH from the coding sequence ATGAACCCGGCGACCCTGGCCGAGGGACACGACGACCGACGCACGACCGCCGGCCTGACCGGGCACCTGCGGGCCCAGGCCCGGCGGTACGGAGTGGACCGGTCGTACACCTTCCTCACCGAGGGGGCCGACGGCCTGGTGGGGGAGCGCCGCGACTACCGCGACCTCGACGCGGCGGCGCTGCGCACCGCGTACCTCCTCGACGAGCTGGCCGGGCCCGACCGGCTGGCGCTGCTGCTCTTCCCGGCCGGCTTCGACTTCCTCCGGTCCTTCGTGGCCTGCCTGTACGCCGGCGTGACGGCCGTGCCCGCGCCGCTGCCCGGCAACGACGCGGGCGCCCGGCGGGTCGCCGCGATCGTCCGCGACTGCGGCCTCGACCTGGTGCTCACCACGGCCGAGCGGCGGGCCGACGTGACCCGGCAGCTGCGCGACGCCGGCCTGCCGGCGAGCGTACGGGTGGTCGCCTACGACGGTCCGGCCGCCGCACCGCGACCCCTGCCGCCGCCGGCGGAGGACGCGGTGGCGCTGCTGCAGTACACCTCCGGTTCCACCAGCGACCCGAAGGGCGTCATGGTCACCCATGGCAATCTCGGGCACAACCTGGCGGAGATCCAGGCCCGGCTCGGCTCCGGTGCCGACACGGTGGGCGCGCTCTGGCTGCCGCACTTCCACGACATGGGGCTGATCAGCCTGCTCGGTTGCTGGTACTGCGGCGGCGACGGCGTCTTCATGGACCCGATGACGTTCCTGCGGCGTCCGGTGCGGTGGTTGCAGGCGATCGGCCGCTGGCGGGCCACGATGACCGTCGCCCCCGACTTCGCCTACGAGCTGTGCGCCCGGGCGGTGCCCCCGGCCCAGGTCGCCGACCTGGACCTGTCCTCGCTGCGGGTCGCGCTGACCGGTGCCGAGCCGGTACGCGCCCGCACGCTCGCCGCCTTCGGCGAACGGTTCGCCCCCGCCGGGTTCCGCCCGGAGGCCTTCTCGCCCTGCTACGGGCTCGCCGAGAACACCCTGCTGGTCACCTCGGTCGGCGCCGGGACGGCACCGACGGTGCGCTGGGCCGAGCCGCGCGCGTGGGAACGCGACGAGTTCCGCCCGGCACCCGCCGGGCAGGGGATCGCCCTGGTCGGCTGCGGCACCCCGGCCACCCAGGAGGTCCGCGTCGTCGACCCGACCACCCGCGAGCCGGTGCCCGCCGGGCGGAGCGGGGAGATCTGGGTGCGGGGTGCCAGCGTGGCGGCCGGCTACCACCACCGCCCGGCGGACACCGCAACCACGTTCCGGGCCCGCACCCGCGACGGCGACGGGCCCTACCTGCGCACCGGGGACCTGGGCGCGCTGATCGACGGCGAGCTGCACGTCACCGGCCGGCTCACCGACATGCTGGTGGTCCGGGGGCGCAACCTCTGCCCGCAGGACATCGAGCACGCCGCCCGGGACCTGCACCCGGCACTGGCCGGCGGGTTCGGCGTCGCCTTCGCCGTCACCGCCGACCGGGAGTACGTCGTGCTGGTGCACGAGGTCCGCCGGACGCTGCTGGACGGCACCGAGCCGGCCGACCTCGCCGACGCCGTCCGCACCCGGCTCGCCCGCGACTTCGACATGCCGCCGCCCGGTGTCGTCCTGGTCAACCGGGGCGCGATCCGGCGTACCACCAGCGGCAAGGTCCAGCGACGGCTGATGCGTGAGCTGTTCCGGTCCGGGGCCCTGCGCCCGCTGCACGCCACCCTCCCGCCCGCGCTGCGCGAACCGGCCGCCGCCGGTCACCCCGACGGCCCGGTGGACCCGACCGGCGCGAAGGAACACTGA
- a CDS encoding acyl-CoA dehydrogenase, whose product MPTGRSVHERAEPTGRGAAPWAEPAGRAVERLEAHLGDPTDPAVTFSFARCAELDRTEEFPADICRSLDEWGLPRWYVPRPLGGALDDHTEAVELVRAVARRDLTVAVAHGKTYLGGVAAWITPPTPATGRLARQVLAGQPVSLALTEPDRGSDLLAGELRADPVPQGHRLTGTKWLVNNATRGRLLTVLARSRPEGGPRGFDLFLVDKDELAPDTYAYLPKVRTYGIRGADISGIRLTGAQVPPDARLGPAGTGLETLLKALQLTRTMCAALSLGAGEHALGLAVDFAGQRFPQGRPLLGLPAARAVLADAYADHLLAEALTLTAARAVHVLPDELSVLSAVVKYLLPTRTDTTIGALGRFLGARSLLDGVFADGRFQKLQRDHRIVGIFDGNTLVNLNGLINEFPTLVRRARREPDAAALAVLLDVGRPVPAFDPARLTLVSRHGSSLLAALPALVGRLAEIGGRAPELTPVVELARQLQDRTEELVAALADHRPVRVTVPRSAFRLAERFALHVAGAAAVGVWLHSHHRYDHGPAAALWRDGRWLQAVLRRVLAVDRCPATDEVLLDVLTAQRRQGWSLSLLPYRTAEGARR is encoded by the coding sequence GTGCCGACGGGACGCAGCGTCCACGAGCGGGCAGAGCCGACGGGGCGGGGTGCCGCGCCGTGGGCCGAGCCCGCCGGCCGGGCCGTGGAGCGCCTGGAGGCCCACCTCGGTGACCCGACCGACCCGGCGGTCACCTTCTCCTTCGCCCGCTGCGCAGAACTCGACCGGACCGAGGAGTTCCCCGCCGACATCTGCCGGTCGCTCGACGAGTGGGGACTGCCACGCTGGTACGTCCCCCGCCCGCTCGGCGGCGCGCTCGACGACCACACCGAGGCGGTCGAGCTGGTCCGGGCGGTCGCCCGACGCGACCTCACGGTGGCCGTCGCGCACGGCAAGACGTACCTCGGCGGGGTGGCCGCGTGGATCACCCCGCCGACGCCCGCGACCGGACGACTCGCCCGGCAGGTCCTCGCCGGGCAGCCGGTCTCGCTGGCCCTCACCGAGCCGGACCGGGGCAGCGACCTGCTCGCCGGTGAGCTGCGCGCCGACCCGGTGCCGCAGGGACACCGGCTGACCGGGACGAAGTGGCTGGTGAACAACGCCACCCGGGGGCGGCTGCTGACCGTGCTGGCCCGGTCCCGGCCCGAGGGCGGCCCGCGCGGGTTCGACCTGTTCCTGGTGGACAAGGACGAGCTGGCCCCGGACACCTACGCGTACCTGCCGAAGGTGCGGACGTACGGCATCCGGGGCGCCGACATCAGCGGCATCCGCCTCACCGGCGCGCAGGTGCCGCCCGACGCGCGGCTCGGCCCGGCCGGCACCGGCCTGGAGACCCTGCTCAAGGCCCTGCAACTGACCCGGACGATGTGCGCGGCGCTCTCCCTCGGCGCCGGCGAGCACGCGCTGGGTCTGGCCGTCGACTTCGCCGGGCAGCGGTTCCCCCAGGGCCGGCCGCTGCTCGGGCTGCCGGCGGCCCGCGCGGTCCTCGCCGACGCGTACGCCGACCACCTGCTGGCCGAGGCGCTCACCCTGACCGCCGCCCGCGCGGTGCACGTCCTGCCCGACGAGTTGAGTGTGCTCTCCGCGGTGGTGAAGTACCTGCTGCCCACCCGGACCGACACGACGATCGGCGCGCTGGGCCGGTTCCTCGGGGCCCGCTCGCTGCTCGACGGGGTCTTCGCCGACGGACGGTTCCAGAAGCTGCAGCGCGACCACCGGATCGTCGGCATCTTCGACGGCAACACGCTGGTCAACCTCAACGGCCTGATCAACGAGTTCCCCACGCTGGTCCGGCGGGCCCGCCGGGAACCGGACGCCGCCGCGCTGGCGGTGCTCCTCGACGTGGGTCGGCCCGTGCCGGCGTTCGACCCGGCCCGGCTCACCCTGGTCTCGCGGCACGGCAGCAGCCTGCTGGCCGCCCTGCCGGCGCTGGTCGGGCGGCTGGCGGAGATCGGCGGGCGGGCGCCGGAACTCACCCCGGTGGTCGAGCTGGCGCGGCAGCTCCAGGACCGCACCGAGGAGCTGGTGGCCGCGCTGGCCGACCACCGGCCGGTCCGGGTGACCGTCCCCCGGTCGGCCTTCCGGCTCGCCGAGCGGTTCGCACTGCACGTCGCGGGCGCCGCCGCCGTCGGCGTCTGGCTGCACAGCCACCACCGGTACGACCACGGCCCGGCCGCTGCGCTGTGGCGGGACGGGCGCTGGCTGCAGGCGGTGCTGCGGCGCGTCCTGGCCGTCGACCGGTGCCCGGCGACCGACGAGGTGCTGCTCGACGTGCTGACCGCGCAACGCCGGCAGGGCTGGTCGCTGTCCCTGCTGCCGTACCGCACCGCGGAGGGCGCCCGCCGATGA
- a CDS encoding acyl-CoA dehydrogenase: MTPPYAPERELERLLGDPFDETNPLGFGPLLAADERAELLAAGEAALDRWGGNAWFVPAALGGRWTDTDAVGRALRPVFRRDGALGLGYGVTSLMAAVPVWVAGDPGQRRRVADDLLAGDRLAVAFHELAHGNDLLRNELRARPAGDRWVLDGRKEVINNVARARSLVLFARTRDDAGPRSHSIFTVDPAELPAGTVRQLPRYASSGVRGCRLGGVELTGCPVPAGSLVGAEGTGGETALRAFQLTRVLLPSMALGVLDTALHTTVRFAVDRRLYGHRVSDLPHARGTLAAAFVDLLVADCLVTAVARGLHLAPRHAAAPAAATKYLVPRLLGEAMDELSVILGASFYLREGPYAAFGKFHRDLPAVSIGHAGPTACLLTVVPQLPVLAARAWRPAPAPRELFDPAAALPDLDVTALSVAGTGRDLLISALLAAAEDLPTAAPRVTDRIRALADEVHRLARDCTALPPAERGPLAGPATFDLARRYALLLAAAACVGTWRAHRGDPAAGLLGGDVWIEAALARLVARHGGDPVLPEDVAEPLFAELSRRVDGRLSCDLRPIPIFG; this comes from the coding sequence ATGACCCCGCCGTACGCGCCCGAACGGGAGCTCGAGCGGTTGCTCGGTGATCCGTTCGACGAGACGAACCCGCTGGGCTTCGGTCCGCTGCTCGCCGCCGACGAGCGGGCCGAACTGCTCGCCGCCGGTGAGGCCGCCCTGGACCGGTGGGGCGGCAACGCCTGGTTCGTGCCGGCCGCCCTCGGTGGCCGGTGGACCGACACCGACGCGGTGGGCCGGGCGCTGCGGCCGGTGTTCCGGCGCGACGGCGCGCTCGGCCTCGGGTACGGCGTCACGTCGCTGATGGCCGCCGTACCGGTCTGGGTGGCCGGGGACCCCGGGCAGCGCCGTCGGGTGGCCGACGACCTGCTGGCCGGGGACCGGCTCGCGGTGGCCTTCCACGAGCTGGCGCACGGCAACGACCTGCTCCGCAACGAGCTGCGGGCCCGGCCGGCGGGGGACCGGTGGGTGCTCGACGGCCGCAAGGAGGTCATCAACAACGTCGCCCGGGCCCGGTCGCTGGTGCTCTTCGCCCGGACCCGGGACGACGCCGGGCCGCGCAGCCACTCGATCTTCACGGTCGACCCCGCCGAACTGCCCGCCGGCACCGTGCGCCAGCTGCCCCGGTACGCCTCCTCCGGGGTACGCGGCTGCCGGCTGGGCGGCGTCGAGCTGACCGGCTGCCCGGTCCCGGCGGGCAGCCTGGTCGGCGCAGAGGGCACCGGCGGCGAGACGGCGCTGCGCGCGTTCCAGCTGACCCGGGTGCTGCTTCCCTCGATGGCGCTCGGGGTGCTCGACACCGCCCTGCACACCACGGTCCGCTTCGCCGTCGACCGCCGACTGTACGGCCACCGGGTCAGCGACCTGCCGCACGCGCGCGGCACCCTGGCGGCGGCCTTCGTCGACCTGCTGGTGGCCGACTGCCTGGTCACCGCCGTCGCCCGGGGGCTGCACCTGGCGCCCCGGCACGCCGCCGCGCCGGCCGCCGCGACGAAGTACCTGGTGCCCCGGCTGCTCGGCGAGGCGATGGACGAGCTGTCGGTGATCCTCGGTGCCAGCTTCTATCTGCGCGAGGGCCCGTACGCCGCCTTCGGCAAGTTCCACCGGGACCTGCCGGCGGTGAGCATCGGCCACGCCGGACCGACCGCCTGCCTGCTTACCGTCGTGCCGCAGCTGCCGGTGCTCGCCGCCCGCGCCTGGCGGCCGGCCCCCGCGCCCCGGGAGCTGTTCGACCCGGCGGCGGCCCTGCCGGACCTGGACGTCACCGCGCTCTCCGTGGCTGGCACCGGACGCGACCTGCTGATCTCCGCGCTGCTCGCCGCCGCCGAGGACCTGCCGACCGCCGCGCCCCGGGTGACCGACCGGATCCGCGCCCTCGCCGACGAGGTGCACCGGCTCGCCCGCGACTGCACGGCGCTGCCGCCGGCCGAGCGCGGCCCGCTCGCCGGCCCGGCGACCTTCGACCTGGCCCGCCGGTACGCCCTGCTGCTGGCCGCGGCGGCCTGCGTCGGCACCTGGCGGGCGCACCGCGGTGACCCGGCCGCCGGCCTGCTCGGGGGCGACGTGTGGATCGAGGCGGCGCTGGCCCGGCTGGTTGCCCGCCACGGCGGTGACCCGGTGCTGCCCGAGGACGTCGCCGAGCCGCTCTTCGCCGAGCTGTCCCGGCGGGTCGACGGGCGGCTCTCCTGCGACCTGCGACCCATCCCGATCTTCGGCTGA
- a CDS encoding acyl carrier protein, with the protein MSANPGITPAEVRQWLVGRISDYLSVPAGELDVHAPLAELGLDSVYALALSGDIEDAFAIAVEPTLAWDYPTIDRLAGGIVEVVRTTAAS; encoded by the coding sequence ATGAGCGCCAACCCCGGGATCACCCCGGCGGAGGTCCGGCAGTGGTTGGTCGGCAGGATCTCCGACTACCTCAGCGTGCCGGCCGGTGAGCTGGACGTGCACGCGCCGCTGGCCGAACTGGGCCTCGACTCCGTCTACGCCCTGGCGCTCTCCGGTGACATCGAGGACGCCTTCGCCATCGCCGTGGAGCCGACCCTGGCCTGGGACTACCCGACGATCGACCGGCTCGCCGGTGGGATCGTCGAGGTGGTCCGGACCACGGCGGCGTCATGA
- a CDS encoding polyketide synthase: MTGDIAVVGLDGRFPGAADPAAFWDLLMRGGHGLTDVPADRWAGADFLDPAGGPGRTNTTVGGFLTDADAFDHEFFGISPREAAAMDPQQRLMLQAAWRAFEDAGLDPRRQAGTNTGVFVGVMSNEWAQLTMTDYDRVTPHRGTGNGYCLVANRVSYHLDLRGPSWAVDSACSSSLVAAHQACVALRAGECDQALVGGVNVVLTPALNIFYSQAGLSAPDGECRPFSRDAQGIVRGEAVAALVLRRLDDAVAAGLPVYAVIRGSAVNSDGRSNGLTAPNRWAQQAVIAEAYRRAGVAAADVVAVEAHGTGTVLGDLVEANALGGVHGVPRPAPCAIGSVKANIGHVEGAAGVAALVKMVLALHHGTVPASRHARTENPDLRLADKGLRLLTTPLRLRGRTATVGVSSFGLGGTNAHLVLGSAPATPARRPRPPRPGRLRPAPGRLRPAPGRLRLGPGRRPTAPHAVGPMAPGTSTAPGVPGVLTVSADGPEGCGGPPACSPGTSPAPRPGCWASSAGRATR; this comes from the coding sequence ATGACCGGCGACATCGCCGTCGTGGGGCTCGACGGCCGGTTCCCCGGTGCCGCCGACCCGGCGGCGTTCTGGGACCTGCTCATGCGCGGCGGGCACGGCCTCACCGACGTACCCGCCGACCGCTGGGCCGGGGCCGACTTCCTCGACCCGGCGGGCGGGCCCGGCCGGACCAACACCACGGTCGGCGGGTTCCTCACCGACGCCGACGCGTTCGACCACGAGTTCTTCGGGATCTCGCCGCGCGAGGCGGCGGCGATGGACCCCCAGCAGCGGCTGATGCTGCAGGCCGCCTGGCGCGCGTTCGAGGACGCCGGACTCGACCCGCGTCGGCAGGCCGGCACGAACACCGGCGTCTTCGTCGGGGTGATGAGCAACGAGTGGGCGCAGCTCACCATGACCGACTACGACCGGGTCACCCCGCACCGGGGCACCGGCAACGGCTACTGCCTGGTCGCCAACCGGGTGTCCTACCACCTCGACCTGCGCGGGCCGAGCTGGGCCGTGGACAGTGCCTGCTCGTCCTCGCTGGTCGCCGCCCACCAGGCCTGCGTCGCGCTGCGGGCCGGCGAGTGCGACCAGGCCCTCGTCGGCGGCGTCAACGTGGTGCTGACCCCGGCGCTGAACATCTTCTACAGCCAGGCCGGGCTCTCCGCGCCCGACGGCGAGTGCCGCCCGTTCAGCCGGGACGCCCAGGGCATCGTGCGCGGCGAGGCCGTCGCCGCGCTGGTGCTGCGCCGGCTGGACGACGCGGTCGCCGCCGGCCTGCCGGTGTACGCGGTGATCCGCGGCAGCGCGGTCAACTCCGACGGCCGCAGCAACGGCCTCACAGCCCCCAACCGCTGGGCGCAGCAGGCGGTCATCGCCGAGGCGTACCGGCGGGCCGGGGTCGCGGCGGCGGACGTGGTCGCGGTGGAGGCGCACGGCACCGGCACGGTGCTCGGGGACCTGGTGGAGGCCAACGCGCTGGGCGGGGTGCACGGGGTGCCCCGGCCGGCGCCCTGCGCGATCGGCTCGGTCAAGGCCAACATCGGCCACGTCGAGGGGGCCGCCGGCGTCGCCGCCCTGGTGAAGATGGTGCTCGCGCTGCACCACGGCACGGTCCCGGCGAGCCGGCACGCCCGTACCGAGAACCCGGACCTGCGGCTGGCCGACAAGGGGCTGCGGTTGCTCACCACGCCGCTGCGGCTGCGCGGCCGGACCGCGACCGTCGGCGTGAGCAGCTTCGGCCTCGGTGGCACCAACGCCCACCTGGTCCTCGGCTCCGCCCCGGCCACCCCCGCCCGCCGACCCCGGCCGCCTCGACCCGGCCGCCTCCGCCCCGCCCCCGGCCGCCTCCGCCCCGCCCCCGGCCGCCTCCGGCTCGGCCCCGGGCGCCGACCGACCGCCCCGCACGCCGTCGGCCCGATGGCCCCGGGCACCTCGACGGCGCCGGGCGTGCCCGGGGTGCTGACCGTGTCGGCGGACGGGCCGGAGGGTTGCGGCGGGCCGCCGGCCTGCTCGCCCGGGACGTCGCCGGCACCCCGCCCCGGCTGCTGGGCCAGCTCTGCTGGACGAGCAACGCGGTGA
- a CDS encoding acyltransferase domain-containing protein has product MRRAAGLLARDVAGTPPRLLGQLCWTSNAVKSTGRHRLAFVPTDHHDAVERLRAAADGDETHAGRARSTLSLGWLVTGQGAQHPGMTGALYAACGAYRRALHEADEVLAPLLGASVLDTVRDRTATTVPAEVAQPALFAVGYALGRVLDDLGARPDWLLGHSLGEFAVAVHAGALTLADAAHLVALRSRLMARLPAGGGMLAARCPVETVAPLLADEPLVDLAAVNGPRDVVCAGDEAGLDRIAEALRAQRVALRRLDVPYAFHSPLMDPVLAEFARGAAPVEARPARRPVYSGLRGRLLGPDELMDADYWTAHLREPVRFADAAAAALAAGPSHLVEVGPRRVLSPLLRSMPAGRTVPTLTACPGPDATGAELWELTARLHRDGLDPDWTALYEPEQRVLRRLSPYPFSTAARFWLGAPAATPAHPVPEPAHLRPLPASRPAPPPGDHLDDEVLDLVAEVCGYPRHQVARDASLHEQLGYDSIMVVQLKERIEARWGIRIDVRELLSEVGTPGQLVEHLRTRVTVGKGHHD; this is encoded by the coding sequence TTGCGGCGGGCCGCCGGCCTGCTCGCCCGGGACGTCGCCGGCACCCCGCCCCGGCTGCTGGGCCAGCTCTGCTGGACGAGCAACGCGGTGAAGTCCACCGGTCGGCACCGGTTGGCGTTCGTGCCCACCGACCACCACGACGCGGTGGAGCGGCTGCGCGCCGCCGCCGACGGGGACGAGACGCATGCCGGCCGCGCCCGGTCCACCCTTTCGCTCGGCTGGCTGGTCACCGGGCAGGGCGCGCAGCACCCGGGGATGACCGGCGCCCTCTACGCGGCCTGCGGCGCGTACCGCCGGGCGCTGCACGAGGCCGACGAGGTCCTCGCCCCGCTGCTCGGCGCGTCGGTGCTCGACACCGTACGGGACCGGACGGCGACCACGGTCCCGGCGGAAGTCGCCCAGCCGGCGCTCTTCGCGGTCGGCTACGCGCTCGGCCGGGTGCTGGACGACCTCGGCGCCCGGCCGGACTGGCTGCTCGGTCACAGCCTGGGCGAGTTCGCCGTCGCCGTGCACGCCGGGGCGCTGACCCTGGCCGACGCGGCCCACCTGGTCGCCCTCCGCTCCCGGCTGATGGCCCGGCTGCCGGCCGGCGGCGGGATGCTGGCCGCGCGCTGTCCGGTGGAGACCGTCGCGCCGCTGCTCGCCGACGAGCCGCTGGTCGACCTCGCCGCCGTCAACGGGCCGCGGGACGTGGTGTGCGCCGGCGACGAGGCGGGACTGGACCGCATCGCCGAGGCGCTGCGCGCGCAGCGGGTGGCCCTGCGCCGGCTCGACGTCCCGTACGCCTTCCACTCCCCGCTGATGGACCCGGTCCTGGCCGAGTTCGCCCGGGGCGCGGCGCCGGTCGAGGCCCGCCCGGCCCGCCGACCGGTCTACTCCGGACTGCGGGGCCGGCTGCTCGGGCCGGACGAGCTGATGGACGCCGACTACTGGACGGCGCACCTGCGCGAGCCGGTCCGCTTCGCCGACGCGGCGGCGGCGGCCCTGGCCGCCGGGCCCAGTCACCTGGTGGAGGTGGGGCCCCGGCGGGTCCTGTCGCCGCTGCTGCGCTCGATGCCGGCCGGTCGCACCGTGCCGACGCTCACCGCCTGCCCCGGCCCGGACGCCACCGGCGCGGAACTGTGGGAGCTGACCGCCCGGCTGCACCGCGACGGCCTCGACCCGGACTGGACGGCGCTGTACGAGCCGGAGCAGCGGGTGCTGCGGCGGCTGAGCCCGTACCCCTTCTCCACCGCGGCCCGGTTCTGGCTCGGCGCGCCCGCCGCGACCCCGGCGCACCCGGTGCCGGAGCCGGCCCACCTGCGGCCCCTGCCGGCGTCGCGGCCCGCCCCGCCCCCGGGCGACCACCTCGACGACGAGGTCCTCGACCTGGTCGCGGAGGTGTGCGGCTACCCCCGGCACCAGGTGGCGCGGGACGCCTCGCTGCACGAACAGCTCGGCTACGACTCGATCATGGTGGTCCAGCTCAAGGAGCGGATCGAGGCGCGCTGGGGCATCCGGATCGACGTGCGGGAACTGCTGTCCGAGGTGGGCACGCCCGGCCAACTGGTCGAGCACCTGCGCACCCGGGTCACGGTCGGGAAGGGACACCATGACTGA
- a CDS encoding 3-oxoacyl-ACP synthase III family protein: protein MTEPTVFVTGVGTALPGPPVDNPTLAARLGLDARWIDTFIGTRSRHFAVDLPSGKQLATLADLAEAAAAEAMRRADVVATEIDFVVLATASPDELMPATVNRVADLLGVDRVPTYQLQSGCAGAVQALDVGRMLLGRAGHRTGLVIGGDVCARHMRLDRDFHRAPSAELVNYVLFGDGAGAVVLSTDDRPGAPVLREVRHQVTGLRQPPGQVIRWFGEADRDTDVRGFEEDYKAIEERVPELAEQALWELLDATGWRPEELAYLLPPQLSGRMTRLITQRLGVPGAEEISCVTTTGNTGNALPFLQLDRLSTRIGSGERAVAVCVEASKWLTGGFAVEGR, encoded by the coding sequence ATGACTGAGCCGACCGTCTTCGTCACCGGGGTCGGCACGGCGTTGCCCGGCCCGCCGGTGGACAACCCGACCCTCGCCGCCCGGCTCGGCCTGGACGCCCGCTGGATCGACACCTTCATCGGCACCCGGAGCCGGCACTTCGCGGTGGACCTGCCCAGTGGCAAGCAGTTGGCCACCCTCGCCGACCTCGCCGAGGCGGCGGCCGCCGAGGCGATGCGGCGCGCCGACGTGGTCGCCACCGAGATCGACTTCGTGGTGCTGGCCACCGCCTCACCCGACGAGCTGATGCCGGCCACCGTGAACCGGGTCGCCGACCTGCTCGGGGTGGACCGGGTGCCCACCTACCAGCTCCAGTCCGGCTGCGCGGGCGCCGTGCAGGCCCTCGACGTGGGGCGGATGCTGCTCGGCCGGGCCGGACACCGCACCGGGCTGGTGATCGGCGGCGACGTGTGCGCCCGGCACATGCGGCTGGACCGCGACTTCCACCGGGCGCCCTCGGCCGAGCTGGTCAACTACGTGCTCTTCGGCGACGGCGCCGGCGCGGTGGTGCTCAGCACCGACGACCGGCCCGGCGCGCCGGTCCTGCGCGAGGTGCGGCACCAGGTCACCGGGCTGCGGCAGCCGCCGGGGCAGGTCATCCGCTGGTTCGGCGAGGCGGACCGGGACACCGACGTCCGGGGGTTCGAGGAGGACTACAAGGCCATCGAGGAGCGCGTGCCGGAGCTGGCCGAGCAGGCGCTGTGGGAGCTGCTGGACGCCACCGGCTGGCGGCCCGAGGAACTGGCCTACCTGCTGCCGCCGCAGTTGTCGGGGCGGATGACCCGGCTCATCACGCAGCGGTTGGGCGTACCGGGGGCCGAGGAGATCAGCTGCGTCACGACGACCGGCAACACCGGCAACGCCCTGCCGTTCCTGCAGCTGGACCGGCTGTCGACGCGGATCGGCAGCGGGGAGCGGGCGGTCGCGGTCTGCGTCGAGGCCAGCAAGTGGCTGACGGGTGGGTTCGCGGTGGAGGGACGGTGA